CAAAGATACAGTGTAAACGTTTTgccaaagaaaataatggAATCTCTGGGTTCTACTATCTTAGATAATCATCCATTGCCTAGACTTTGTCTAAAGTTGTAAGTTTCCTATTCTAAGCAGAGTATGTAGAAGAGCTACCGTATTTGGCTCGTAACGGCTATTGCCACTCCTTCATCCGTGAAAAACATGCAGCAGGCAAACTGTCAAGAGCCTCGAGTGCTCGATGAACCGTCCTATGACCACCGGCCatagcatttttttctttctgaacagaaaaagaaaactccACTACTGGAGTTAAAGTCTGTATTATGTCATAAAATCGTTTGGAAATGATCATTGTGACATCACTGAGGATAATGGATTTAACTTTTTGTGTGCATTTAAATCGTACGAAAGTACGAACAGTTCCGTCCTTAACAGTAGGATGTGTTTTGAATGAGAAAAAATCAGGTCCCTCTAAAATCTCATTGGAGCACACGGAAAATCTTTTCATATCATTCGATATCACTGCATGAtaaacttttcttttgagaCTAGATACTGTCGTAGAAAATGCAAGCAAAACAATTTCGTTCCGTTTTATGTCACATGACTATGTTACATACTCCAGTTGCGACAATGTAATATTCGAAGTAGATCTTCTGGTTGATTAGCACAATATCATCGAAATTACAGTAAAAGCACCTTGGAATATTGTGAATATTGAGATACGTTAAGAATGCTATCATCTATGGAAACCAAGAGTTATATTCTTGTGTGCTCAATCGCCCATAGCGTTATTGAGATTTGTAAGGATACCGCTTGGCATTGCATCTTGGCAAATCAAAAAAAGCTCCCTTATTTATATCCCTTATACTATgtaaatgaaataaaagattGACAGAAACTCCAACCATTTAGAGAGATACAAATTATACTTTATGCTGGTTTTATTACAAAAGGTTTGGAAAGATAACtaggaaaaaagaatatacGAATGTCGTTTAGTAGAGTAATGATTACAAATTggaaataatgaaataaaatgattATTACAGGAGTTTAAAGGGTGCTCACGGTCCTGAAGGACTGACGAGCATGCAACGGTAAGATAAAAATGACACTAGGAGGTTGAACGCAAATAATAATGAGCTTTgaactgaagaagaattaggTGTATCAAAAATTATTGAATAATAATTTGTTTCTATTTTGGCGATTGACTGGGTACTTTCGAAGATCTTTCTTTGTGTAATTTCAGATGCCTTATCAAATTACTCTTCACGTTGAATGTTTTATTACAATCGTCCCAAGTGCATTTAAATGGTTTAGCCCCTGAATGCACCAGCATATGAGTTCTTAATGCACTTGGTCTAGTGAATTGTTTACCACATTGCTCACATACATGTGATCTACCAATAGATCTGTTACCTTTACCTGATAACGTGTGTCcattatgatgatgatggagatGATGGTGATTATCCTGTTGATTGTGATTTTGGATATGCTCTTGATAAGTTGGTTGATGACTGGCATGAATAGAAGGCGGAGTAGGAGGTGGAGGAAGTTGGTACATTGAGTTTCTTCGCGTTGGAACAATTGTAGATAGTGCAGTTGGAGGAGATGATTGAACCATTGCCGAAGGAATTTGTGGGTGGGAGAGAGAAACAGAGTTGTAGCTACCATTGTATTGACCTAAGGTATGAACGCGACCAGCCGTCATTCCATTAAGATCATTGTTAAAAGCGCTTCCTCGACGAGATACTGTATTAGGATCCAGGCCCTGTTGTTCATCTGCTGAAACAAAGTTCGTCACCGAATAAGTAGAtccactactactattgTTGCTGCTGATATTATACGTAGCATTATTGGTAGTATATCTTTGTGTtaaatttgaatattgTTCTGGGGAATTGAACTGATTTACATTGAGATATGCAATGGAGGTAGAAGCTGATGGAGAAGGGCAGGATTGAGAAGGTGACGGAGGTTGCGCGACC
This genomic interval from Kluyveromyces marxianus DMKU3-1042 DNA, complete genome, chromosome 4 contains the following:
- a CDS encoding C2H2-type zinc finger protein; translated protein: MMTIKQSNLVLPPISSILPPQYFSNDMVAQPPSPSQSCPSPSASTSIAYLNVNQFNSPEQYSNLTQRYTTNNATYNISSNNSSSGSTYSVTNFVSADEQQGLDPNTVSRRGSAFNNDLNGMTAGRVHTLGQYNGSYNSVSLSHPQIPSAMVQSSPPTALSTIVPTRRNSMYQLPPPPTPPSIHASHQPTYQEHIQNHNQQDNHHHLHHHHNGHTLSGKGNRSIGRSHVCEQCGKQFTRPSALRTHMLVHSGAKPFKCTWDDCNKTFNVKSNLIRHLKLHKERSSKVPSQSPK